The genomic window AGAAATTCAGGCGACGGTCCCAGAATGGTCGTACGAAGATACGATTAGTGAACATTTAATACACATGGTAAATGTTCATGGGTTTTTTTAGCAGTTTTGTGAGacaaatttttttcatttcaggccaattttacaagttgacctcaaatgacctttgacctcagaagCTGACCATTAACATCACCATTACACCAAAGCTCCCATAATGCAGCTTTgcctcaagtttggttgcaatgtTCATGTGAGACAAGATTTTGTATTTTCAGcatatttacaagttgacctcaaatgacatttgacttcagtatatgaccttgaacaccaccaatagatgagtGTTCCCATAGTGCAATTatgaccaagtttgatataaaattggatcgattgagccatatttattggtcgagctatgagacTTTATGAATATTGAAACttatagcaagaccaataaatattgggagtaaaatatcaaattttatcattattatgttttggatacaatattttaacacacttggattcatcaaaacttaATAATGAACAAATTTCAGATCAGCCACCgcacataaacattgaaaaaaaaaatcagtgcatctggccggattcaacCTCTGCAATTTGAGCCGCAGAGTGTGACACTGGAGAAAAGTGGAAGATtttaatctataggtattagatTGGAATGGTGTTCCTCacattcctagcggaaggcatcagaactgcatattttaaGAAATATACAAAGTCACTTAGGGATGAAAATGTTTTACATAATTGTTGGTAAGACACACACACTGCAACCCCCCCACTGAATCACAGACTGGCTGACCATGCTGATGGTCGATGGACACACAACttgtgatgccataaggtcttttccatccccccatatgatgaccaaCACTAAGCCACTGCTTCGGACCACCTAATGATCATGATATccagaaaaaaaatctgacaaataaaCACAGGAAGGTAGACAAATACTGAACTTTTATAATCAACAAAGATGGTCTTACCTTTAAATCACGAATTGCTTAAATGtatctaataattttgaaaatgaagaaaTAAGATTTTGTGAAATTCTCATCCTCACCACTCCTAGCATCAATCATATATATGTTCCATCCTTGAAGTCTTCATCCACTTTGAAAGACAAATCTAATATCATCATAAATATTCAATAATTGTGCATTCaagaataaaataatattgaatgtCTCTACAAACATGTTCAGAAAATAAATCCATATGGATGGGTGCTAACCCTGGCAATAAGTGGCCAAACAAATTGGGATTAAGTAAGCTTAAGAGTACAAAGACAAGATAAGGTAAGGATACAAACATATGGAtacatattgaagatattattGAATATCACTTGGGGATCATTAATTCTGTCCGTTATCTAATAAGATGACAAATAATGTGGGCTTAAGTAAGCTTAGGACTTCAAAGATAAGTGAGACTAATGCTAACTATGTGTGGATAATATTATAGGATATCAATTGAATTGCCATTGATACTGAGGCAAGAAATTAGCCTAACACTGCACTTTGGAGGGTGATTTGATTGGGCCAGCAATTGGGCTACCATGGACGtataatagagcacgaagtgcgatggacttgcaactccgttcgtcgatgtgaggtcagcgatcgtcacacttgcaacatgtggacgtagatggcagcagcatttttctgtaattagcatattcgtgacgtcatgttaacgtaagtctccacaACACTACGCAGTACTATcgtaggtggcagcagcatttttctgcagTTTCTTTAGGCTATCAgcacagggtaatacacaggggaagccgacgctgacgccatctttttgtattgcgctggtatagaagttgcaacggcctgggGCTACTTGGAACACCTTGGAACCTGACTGACGTGCCATGTGCCTCAAAAAATAACAACCACGTGTTTAACCGCCTCCTAAATTGGGCTCCTAGTGTGATCATCAGGACTTGCACATGACAGCTTTTTGCATATTTTGGTCTAGTCTTCAGCAGAATATGTGCTTTCAAAGTACTCCTACCAGACAATTAGAATTAGTTGCTGCTAGTGGAAGTCAGCTAACAAATTCCTCAGGATCATTCAAACAGTTTGCTGCTAAAATACACCTAATTTTGGGAATTGTGCGCATTTTGGGACTTAACTTGGGAAATCTTCCTTGAGCCAGGATGGAAGTGGCTCCGCACTATATGTTTTGGCAATACTGACAGAGGTACATTAAGTGAAAAAAAACAACTAACACATGAACAGACAAACTGAAATGATTATATACAACATTGCCTGCTTCTAAATTTAGATATTGTAATTGATCAGTTAATGTAGGTAAATGGACAAGATTAGTCAATACGGCATTATGGAGCCATTTTAACAATGGAAAGGTTCTATAATTTTAGCATTGATTTTGGCTTCATTACTAAATTTGTGAAATtgatttaatattgaaaaaaaaaaatattggagcAAGAGGCCGAAAGACTGCCCATGCAGAGCAATTAACATAGTTATACCAACTTCACTCCCACACAACgtgcattcccagcaaacacaaaacgttttcgacatcattcgcatggttagaaaaggttgccagataacatttaaaatgtcaggttatataaaggacataaagggtataaaacgttttcataacattcaaaaacatttgttgatgttattaaaatgttagcaaaatatttagcaaaatatgtttgtcaaaaatattttacatttaaaaaaattaatattgttgtagtgtgttttcatacaaaacgcttttaaaacgttccATGACCTTTTacgtaacccgacatttaatgctattaaaacatttttatctaaaccaaaaccgaaaatataacatgttttaaatgttttaaacatatttttgtgtttgccgggttaAAAGCATAGATCGAAGGTCTTCAACTTTTTCGGGGTGTGACAAGCAAGGCAAAATTTACACTTACACTCTTCAACATGCAAGCCCCCCGGCATGACAATATCCGAAACATGTGGGTCTCATTTGTTTGTGAGCCcagcaaatttattttatttatttacttcagtGCTGAAGCCAGCTCTAGCAATACCCCTGTCCttcagtttgtttgttttgtgggCAAAGATGAAAACAAAATTCCCGGTTGCTTCATTTTGAAACAGTATTATTGGTGCGTGTTTTAAAAAAGATTGTACATGTAATGGActtgaatgaagaaaaaataattacaaaattaacATTGTTTCAATATAAactgttttattttgttatatcAATGTGTTGTGAGGAAACTTACACAGTGTGTTGAGCCCAACACATACCGTAAAGATAGGCCTAATGGCGCTGTGGGCTCCCTTGACACAAGTGAAATTTTAGGGACAACCTAAAAGTGGCCAACCATAAAATTTCCATCAGCAAATAATGGTGTGggaccttaattcttgttgggatttcagacgAGGGAGCTTTCTATttacacatgaaatttacccccaaggcaaaggagcccaagtgcaccattaggcaaatctttatggtatgtggtgtgatcaagcaaaatcagtctgaagtcgggaatattcaattttcagttttttacatgtTGAATAAAGcgtttgcaaagctgcattttgcagaaaaccccattgaaattgaacatttagttccaaagatatgaacagttgaaaagtATTTCTAAAACagtatgcaacaaaagaaattattttctttgtttggctatatctgaaaatcaatatatccaactttcaactgattttgcttgaacaCATCACATATGTACTTTtagttatttatatatttatgttatttataaGTTCATAAACAAATAACTTGTACTGACCCACAACCTTTCTCACACATGCTAGTTGTGTAGGTCATGTTTAATTTCAACAGTATATACAGGGGCTAACCAGAGGCCCCTTAATAAGTAAGTTTCATCCAATGTTATGTTATAAACCATTGGGTGAACCATCACAGATAAAGATTAAAAAAGGTATgtatgaaaaataaagaaaataagaaggaatatataatatatatatttatattatcatataaaatcaaaattttatcattttagaaacAATGGTTCAAATGGAACCTAAGAGGTTCTAAAGCTGTCCTGTATGTGAAAATAGGTTTATAAACAAACAGGGTTCTGCACTGgccagaaaaaaacattttagacATGAAAAAGTTCTATAAATGTTTGAAACTTCAGAGAAAACTATTTTGGGATTCTTAAAATTCCCAAGAGCCATATTCTCTTGAGCTATCTTGTTATGTAGAATCCCTAGAATCTGTTTTTCTAAGAGTccaacgtcaatgtgtgaaaagtGTGATGtggctaaaaattattttttctttaaCACTTTTGAAGACAACTGCTGCATTTTGATAGATCACATTTCCAACGCAAATTCTTCCATAATTGCAACATACTTGGAAATAAATATATCTTCATTTCAATCAGAAGTTTCAACAGAAAATTtataacaaagacaaatataataCATTATACATTGCACTACAGTTTGTATTGAAGTAACTTTTGATTTGAAAAAAGGGCCAACTAGAATGGGTTAAGCTTTTTGAGAAAAGCAGAGTATTTAGGTAGTAGGTATGATGAAGTCAAGCTTTGGTTCCTCATAAAATGCAACATATTTTGATTCAATCAAGCTGAAGGTGGCAATTGGGAAATTGGGATAGATGCAAAAtaagttcataactttgcaacctattactattactatttttTATCAACATAATCAAACTTTCTGACACCCTCCTCCTCAATGAAAGGACTTAACTGTTTCTGTTTTCAAAaagtattttcattttttcattcatAAAATAAATGATGATGTGCATCTGAAGAAAGCACATGTATATAATGCACCTTATTGTCTTTAACAGGGTGGTCTTacccctggaattatggaagctattgggcctcataactgctaaatttttgGTTGGTCGAAagtaaataaaagtatacatatttcaaTGGCAAAGATTTCATTAAAATTCCTCAAAACGAGTAAGAAAAtattcttaattaatttttaaaaactagataaaaatgtcTAGGATCAGTTATTTTTAAGAAACTTGcaccaaaatggccaaaaattgctcaattttcaaaaaaacataaagcctgatttttgccaaaatttaaaatatttttggtgcagttgttcaaaatttttaaaaaaataaaagaaactgGTCCCAGAtattttttatctagtttttaaaaatgaagAATATTTTTTACTCAAGAATTTGTTTGTCACATGAAAAAAATTGGGGCCAATgagtatttttgcccaaatttgacctcacagatggtctgaaaatatttgggcaaaaaaaagtttttggaattttctccaattttgcccaaatttgaccacaCATATAAATTCTTCATCAAGTTTTTGCCATTGTAAAtattgtatacttttatatactttagaccaaaaatttagcagttatgaggcccaaagttGTCATAATTCCAGAGTTAAatgaaatgaacattttgtttattgtttttgttttgaataaattacAAGACAACAgcacatttaaaaaatatctttCTGTACACAATGTTATTATATACAACTATACATTTGCTATTGCACcatttcaaatattaaataaatctTCTTTGTttaattaaaacacatttttaaattgTCTAGcgtatttacataattatgctaTGCCAGATCAAATCTATACACCCatattatggaagacatgacattaatttcAAATGATCCAACCATTTCAAATCagccattcatgtaaccccacttaaaattcacactccctgcggaagattgaggtcatgtcttccataggtatgtatggatttcaactggaatagcccaagagaTAATGTGATATGGTCAAGCAAagtaaaacatgttcaaaacagcaTAGAGTGCACACTGATAAATAGGAATATCCTGATACTTTCAGGgccaaaatcagtgtttcaaaaacAGCCTGCATCTCTAGACTCAAATGCACACGGAAAGGTTGAACATTAAATAGTTCAGCCCTTTTACCTAATTTAGCATTTAACTGTCATTTTAAAAGATTTTGGTAGACTTTCAAAGTGTGTTCTCATTCAGGAAACACCATTTCAGGACTACTGATGGCATTGTGCTGTGTAGGTTGGCCAACTAGCAATTTTCAGAAAGATAGGTTATCCAAAGATTatgggcaggcccgtacgcaggattttgtttgggggtgctgatttttaaaaagtggacctttttccaaggggcgattttgtgaaaagtggactttctttccaaaatttggacatttttgaagaaaaacccGTAAAAGCCTGATTTTTTGATTCGCCACGCCGCAAATTattcaattttgggactttttgtacactttggcaaatttgGGGGGGTGTGACGACCCCCCTCAAAGCACGGGCCTGCatatgggtagtgaacaccaCGCATAGTGTACTTTCATGTAAGATGATTGTGTTcatttttcagcctattttataAGTTGGCCTCAAATTTGACATGATCTGGTCAATGGGGgacaaaggtggcaaatttgaaaagaaaaaatatacagtaaaaataaaataaaataaaatacataggaaaatacacatcacagaACATTAGACCATAgcgtaatgtttgtataaggtaacaATTATAGTAACTAAATTTTCAGAAATGCCTCTTTTGGCCGCCATGGAgaagatcatgtcacaaatgaccAAGCACCTGCACAAAGCTAATCATTTGAGTGAAAAACCAAAGCCAAGAATCAAAAGGAGAACTAAAAACATGTCTGTCACCATTGCCCACAAAGACATCGGAATATTAGCTCAGCCTTATGGTGCTATCTATAGGTATGCACCCTAgttaataatattctatacagcactaCAAGGATCGCCATTTTCATCATATGAGATGCCTAGAACAGCTGCAGCACTTGCTCTTCTCTGCCGTGATGGGGTCTCTTCTTGGTGATTATCTTTCATCTCTGGGATTTCTTCAACTCTACTGCTCAGACTTACAGACCTGGGAAGAAAACAACAGAATTACaccaaaatcaaatgaaataaaaataaaaatctaatgGTTACCAAATGACTGCCACCACATGTAAACATGTTGCATTGATGGGAAGTTGTAGAAAATGAGCAAATATGGGTCATCTTAAGGATATATATTAACTTCCAGAAGAAAACACACATTAATTATATGGGACAAATTACACTGATCAGAATATTTTCATCTGAACCAAATTGGACATAATTATGTTTTTGCATTGCTTTCTGTCACATTGTTTAACACCTGCCCTAAAACACAGTAagtgatatttgcaaaaatatttgtttcattGTCTGATTTACATCAAGCAAATAAGGGTCTTTCAAAAATTTGCAAATGTTCAAAAGATTCAcaataaatacattttagacACAAAACTAAAGTAAAAGTAGAGTAAAAGCTAGTAAAATAattgtgtttcttttttcttgCTTCTCATAAGACTCATGATATAAAAACTGCCATATTTAGCTTGAATGCATCAATCATTTCATATTTATACAGGAGGTTAAAAAAATTTCTAACAAACGAAATCTGCAAATTCTATGACTCATAAAATATGCAATATAAATTCCACCAAAAGCATGTTTTGACTTACTTCTTTAGTTTACATGATGATTCAGCATGCACCATGGCTGTTACTTTGTGTGTGTTGTGTGCTGGTGCAGGGTTATACACAGTGCTGGTGACAGGTGTAACAGGCTCATAGGGTGAGTCTTCATCAATAGGTTCCTCAGTTAGGCTATGTTTAGGTATCAGGTGGGTTATGTTGAATGGAGTGAAAATATGAGTGAGTTAGTGGTGGATGGCCAGTGCGCAATTAGTTAATGATCAACAGGTATGGGGATTGATTAAGATACAAAAGAGAAGGAGGAAGGAGAGAGAATAAAGAAAGGGAAGATGTGGGATGGGAAAGGAGGGAAGAGAGTGAAATATAAAGAAAAGAGGGTGAGATAAAAGGATGGACATATGGGAAGAAGAAAAATTAAGATGGATGATAAGTTGTTAGTAACACACTTCAATCAGCTATATTATGTAAAAATGTTATGTGTATAGTTGACTATATCTTACAAAGGAATGAACAACTTCAAGACTTTTATTAAGTTTTTAAAACTCACTAAGTATAATATTGACCATTATGCCACAAGAGCATATGCTCAGAATATCTCGAAGGAAGTAGATGCACTAGAAAGTCAATAAATAAAGTAAAAGAATATTCAATACACACTGTTAATGGATAAAAACTGGAAAATTCTGACAGAAAGAATGTTATCTATTTAAGGAATGAGAGCACAAACACTGCCCTCACTCCATCCAGAGGACGCCCACTCAAATCTGATACCACAAATTATACAGTATTAACTTAAGTGGAATTTATACCTGCATCCCAGCACCAATTGGCCTCTCTCTTGCTGCAGCTGTTCCCAGTTTGATCTCATCCTGGAAGACTGCAACCAGAGTGGGGCCACTTGGTAATGTGTATCAATGCCAAAATATAATTTGTTTATATACCAGATTTGAGTGGATCCAGCAAGGTATCTCCACTAGAGTGACACTGTTTTGTGCTCTCAAGATGGTGATGATCATTTAAGTCAAGGttatataaattattaaaacTAAATATACATCTTATGACTTACTTTCTTCTCCTGAAGATATTCTTGATGGAGCTAGTAATAGAGTTCTTCTTGACCATCTTTTCCTCCATCTCTTTAAGACTTAGTATCACTGCCTTCCTATTATCCTGCACTGATGTTCTCCTTTCCATAAATCTATCTATTTCAGTAGGTGTGGCGTCATTCCAGACATCCGTCAGCAGAACAGGAGAAGGCATATCTGGTGACACGGATGGTGTGCTCTTTCTTTTTGCAAGTGCATCTCTTTGGGGTGGTGGACTTGCCACCTGGAAATCTCTAAGAGTTTGACTTCTTTGCAATGGTTTGTCAACTCTACCAGGTGAATTTAGCATGACATCATGAGGACTTGGTGGTGGTTCATCAAAAACTGGCGATGAGGGTGCATCGCTAATAGGTGAGCTGAGAGGTGATCGATGACCATCTTTTCTCCGCCTCCTTGCTGGGTTATTTTCATTACTATGTTTTCTTGTTCGAGGCACAGAATTTGATGGTGTCGATGGGACATAAGAGGgcgcttcttcttcttcatcacttTCTTCCTCCACATCCTCATTTTCTTCATAAATGAGGTAGTCAAGGTCTGATTGTGATTTGCGTCTGTCATTGTTTGTCTGTTGCATTTGCTCATAGTGTCTTGCATCAAGCCCTCTACCAAGCATGTATTGAACATTAGCTGCACCACTTCTTCTTGAAGATGAATGATGTTGTCCTCTATATACACCATCAGGAGGCATCATCTGTGGATGTCCATATATAAAAGCTGGTCCATTAGCTAACATAGGTGGTGATGGCATACCATATGAGCCAGCAATCTGTTGGTTGTACATCATTGGTTGATCATAACTCCAAGGTGCTGCTGTGGGAGGGTTTGTCATCAAACTCAGCGAACGCTTTTCAAGTTTAGGCCTAGACTTTGGTCTGGGTGTTGATTTACGAGTGCCGCTCTTATCAGAGTGATTGGTTTTGCTGCTTTTATTTGCATTGTCTTTTTGTTCAGTTCTGTTTGTTGATTTGGTTGATTTTATAGATTTGGTGGTTTTCAAGCATTCTTGCCAAGTTCTGAAACAGAAAAAGGATGAGAGAAACAATAGAATTAGATCATTTACCCATAACAATAAATATGGCAAAGTAATGTATCATCCATGCAACCTTACTATCATCATTCTCACTTTTCATAATCAAAATCAAGATGTTGGATGCCACAGGAAATCTTTTCACAATTCATGTGAAATATTTGGGCCAACATGTGTTAGATTTCAAGAATATGCATCTTGTTTTCCACTTAATCTATCATATGGTTCTCAATATAGgttgttctttcaaatatgacccCCGTTAAGGAACTATGCCACTAATATCAGTAATCCTTATGACTAAAAATATGATGTCAGTATGAAATGACTGTTGCATCTAAACTAAATATAGCAGTCAATACAAAAATATGTCAGAAATATGCATACCTTTGTAGTGTAGCTATATTGTCAGTGGGTCCTCCATTGAATATATCTGGTGAATGGATGCCACTGTCTTTGGATCTCTTGCATGATGACACTTCACTGCTGCTTAAACTGACACTGGAAAGTTTCCTGCAGGAAAGTATGTACAAAAGCAGGTGTATAGTAAAATGGGGTCTCACCCTTCTATCTGTTGTACATCAATTCGATATGATTTAGCATATGTAATTTGGAATTTGGACATTACTGCATGGAAGATCTGGAATGTATTTAAATTTAAGGGTCTTTTGGTAttatacaaaaaaatattttgtgacttGTTTGAAAGGCTGTTTGTTGCAGTCTCAATATGCACTGgcagagtgaaattgcccaaattttttgcccaaattggatCATTATAATGAGAAAATACTTCATTTGGTGCACAAAGAGTGAACAatcatttaacaaatttgatTACAAAGGTCTATAGTTCCCTACCTTGATGCTTGAGGGTCATCAAGCACAGCATTGACATTGGAGATGAAATCACTCAATTGTCTCAAACAATGCTCTACATGGAAACAATCTGGATGAGCTGAGTCTGTACATTTGGATAATTTCTGTGAAGAAATAATAAACATAAAACAAATCAATGAGAAAATCTTTCATTAACTTGATAAAAAATAGTTTTAGTCTTCTGGTCCAAATGGAAAACAAAAGTTTGTCATAAGGGCAATATCTATATTACATAAGGTTTGATATCAAAACATTGTGTTCAAGAATATTCTG from Amphiura filiformis chromosome 5, Afil_fr2py, whole genome shotgun sequence includes these protein-coding regions:
- the LOC140151658 gene encoding uncharacterized protein yields the protein MNCEKISCGIQHLDFDYEKTWQECLKTTKSIKSTKSTNRTEQKDNANKSSKTNHSDKSGTRKSTPRPKSRPKLEKRSLSLMTNPPTAAPWSYDQPMMYNQQIAGSYGMPSPPMLANGPAFIYGHPQMMPPDGVYRGQHHSSSRRSGAANVQYMLGRGLDARHYEQMQQTNNDRRKSQSDLDYLIYEENEDVEEESDEEEEAPSYVPSTPSNSVPRTRKHSNENNPARRRRKDGHRSPLSSPISDAPSSPVFDEPPPSPHDVMLNSPGRVDKPLQRSQTLRDFQVASPPPQRDALAKRKSTPSVSPDMPSPVLLTDVWNDATPTEIDRFMERRTSVQDNRKAVILSLKEMEEKMVKKNSITSSIKNIFRRRNLTEEPIDEDSPYEPVTPVTSTVYNPAPAHNTHKVTAMVHAESSCKLKKSVSLSSRVEEIPEMKDNHQEETPSRQRRASAAAVLGISYDENGDPCSAV